Genomic window (Candidatus Methylomirabilota bacterium):
GACGGCCGTGGAGGCGATGCGGCTGGGCGCCTATGACTACCTGGTCAAGCCGTTCGACGTGGACGACATCATCCTGCTGGTGCGGCGAGCGCTGGAGAAACGGGCGCTGGAGCGCGAGGTGCTGTGCCTGCGCTCGGCCCTCACGCCGACGGGCATGGAGTCGGTGGGTTTCGAAGGGATGGTGGGTCGCCACCCGGACATGATCCGCATCTACCAGTTGATCACCCAGATCGCGGAGACGCCGGCCACGGTGCTGATCACCGGCGAGAGCGGGACGGGCAAGGAGCTGGTGGCGCGGGCGATCCATCGGCGCAGCTTGCGCCGGGACCAGCCGTTCGTGGCCCTCAACATGGCGGCGATTCCCGACACCCTGCTGGAATCGGAGCTCTTCGGCCACGAGAAGGGCGCGTTCACCGGAGCCCACGCCCGGAAGCTGGGGAAGTTCGAGCTGGCGCACGGTGGCACGGTGTTCCTGGACGAGATCGGCTCCCTGCGGTTCGATCTGCAGACGAAGCTGTTGCGGGTGCTCCAGGAGCGGGAAGTCGAGCGGGTGGGCGGTCTGCGGCCGGTGCCGGTCGACGTGCGGGTGCTGGCGGCCACGAACGTCAACCTGCGGCAGGCCGTGCGTGAGCGGACGTTCCGGGAGGATCTCTTCTACCGGCTCAACGTGGTGCCCGTCCACGTGCCGGCCTTGCGCGAGCGCCGAGAGGACATCGCGCTGCTCGTCGAGCACTTCGTGCGGAAGATCGCGCGGGAGTGCCGCCGGGAGATGCGGGGGGTATCGGCGGGAGCGCTCGACGTGCTCATACGCTACGACTGGCCGGGCAACGTCCGGGAGCTGGAAAACGTCATCCACCGGGCGGTGGTGCTGGCCCGCCAGCCCGTGCTGCAGCTGCAGGACATCCCGCTCGACGTCGCGCTGCCCGAGACGGGGGCGCGCCTGACCGAGGACACGGGGCTGCTGCTGCGCGAGGCCTGCGAGCAGTTCGAGCGGCAGTACGTCCTCAGAGTGCTGGAGCGGGTGGGGTGGAACGTGAGCCGGGCGGCGCGACTGCTGGGCGTCCATCGCAACACGGTCCTGGCCAAGCTCACGGCCTGGGGTATGAAGCGCCCGGGCCATCCCGAGGGCCGCAGCATGTCGCTGTGACATCAGCGGCCGATGACATGACGGGCTTTGCCACCAAGCGACTTCCAGCCGCACCCGACACCGTGGCCCCGGATGGCTCAGATGTGCGTCTGCTCCTGTCGTTGCCG
Coding sequences:
- a CDS encoding sigma-54 dependent transcriptional regulator; the encoded protein is MTMPGVDDRDTGGRRGTVLVVDDEEGVRASVRAILEDTCDVLEAEHGGAALELLKAHEIDLVMLDQRMPGEPGIELLPRVKAFDPTIVVVLATAVRDVRTAVEAMRLGAYDYLVKPFDVDDIILLVRRALEKRALEREVLCLRSALTPTGMESVGFEGMVGRHPDMIRIYQLITQIAETPATVLITGESGTGKELVARAIHRRSLRRDQPFVALNMAAIPDTLLESELFGHEKGAFTGAHARKLGKFELAHGGTVFLDEIGSLRFDLQTKLLRVLQEREVERVGGLRPVPVDVRVLAATNVNLRQAVRERTFREDLFYRLNVVPVHVPALRERREDIALLVEHFVRKIARECRREMRGVSAGALDVLIRYDWPGNVRELENVIHRAVVLARQPVLQLQDIPLDVALPETGARLTEDTGLLLREACEQFERQYVLRVLERVGWNVSRAARLLGVHRNTVLAKLTAWGMKRPGHPEGRSMSL